CAGAATTCCGGGTTTACCGTCCAGAACGGCGAGTTGCGGATGGTGAGGCCTTCTATCAGCACGTTTTTGCAAAACATGGGCTGGATAAACGGCGGCCGCAGAAACGCGCGGTCAATCACGCCGCCCTGCTCATCGGGTTTGATAATGCTGGCATTGAGCCGCTTGAATTCCTGCTGCCACTTTGAATCTTGGCTTTTGCGCGACTGTCCTTCGGCGAAGTCCCACCATTTCTTGCCCTGCCCATCAATGATGCCGCGCCCCTTGATGGTAATGTTTTCGGCCTTGTAGGCGTAAAACAAGGGCGAGAAGCTGGTCACGTCGATGCCTTCGTAGCGCGAAGGCACCATGGGCAGGTAGTCGTCGAAATTGTCACTAAAATAGAGGATGGCACCGGCCCCAATTTCAATGGTAATGTTGCTTTTCAGGCGAATGGGGCCGGAGAGGTAGCGCCCCGCCGGGAAGTACACCGTGCCCCCTCCTGCTTTGCTGGCCGCGTCGATAGCCTTGGCAATTGCCGCGGTGGAAAGCTTCGTGCTGTCATTTTTCGCGCCGTATTTCAGGACGTTGTAGTAGTCCTGGGCCTGGACGGCCGAGAAAGTTAGGAACAGCAGAAAGGCGGCAAGGAAGTTTTTCATATGATTCGGACCGTCATACAGAGCGCAGCGAAGCCTCTCACGCTCGGGACAACTAATTACTTGTGCTTGCGAGATGCTTCGCTGCGCTCTGCATGACCGCCTTTTATGGAGTAATACTCAGCCCGGCAGTTTGGCCGTCACCCGTTTCAATTCGCTGGCGTGGGCTATTTCCCTACCATCGGCAAAAATGCGCAGGCCCTGGCCATGGCCGTACTTCTGGCCGGTTTTGTCCCAGATTACCGAAATCAAACGGCCGTGGTAGCGCACCTGGTCCAGCGCGAACCAATCCCACTTGCCAGTCGGCACCAGTGGGGATACTTCCAGCACGTTATCGGGGCGCGGCTTTAGGCCCACGAGGCCAGTTATCACCAAATCAGCGAAGCCGGAATGGTTGTAGTAGCTGCTGCGCGGGTTGTCGCCCTTCAGCCATTCGCCGGTCTTTTCATCCTGGTATTCACCGAGGTAGGGCACGCCGTCTTTCTGGTGCGAGAGGGCGTATTTGCGCAGCTCGTCGTAGTAAGTCTGGGCCGTCATGCCGTCGTGGTGCTTGTAGTCGGTGAGCAGGTTGGCGAGGCCCTTCAGCGTTTGGGTGGTGGCGTAGGGCCACACCGCGCCGTCCCACTCGCAGCCGTGGCCCGAGCCGTGGGTGCGGAAACCGGGTGCCCGCCGCTCGGCGGTGGTCAGGCCCCAGGGCGCTTTGAAGCCTTGCTCATCAGTGAGTTGCTCCCACTGCTTGGCATACTCGGCCTTGTCGGGCGGCAGCGAGAAATACCAGGGAATGTAGCCCAACTCCTCCCGCGCCTCGCATAGGCCGCCCTTCTCGTATTGCACTTTGAAAAAGCTGGCTTTCGGGTCCCAAAGCGTCTTTTGCACGTCGGCACGCAACTGCTTGGCTTTGGCGGCGTACTTGCGCTCCAGCGTATCGTTTTTGGTCAGCTTGGCCATGGCAGCCAGGGCTTTGGCATTGCCGTACATGTAGCTGTTGATGGTGGGGCGCACGTTCTTTTCCTTGCGCCCACCGCTGATGGATTCCTCCATCGCATCCTTCACGTCGTACTGCCAGAACATACCATTAGGCAGCTTCCGCTCCTTTTCCCACTGCCGGTAGTCGGCGTTAAGGGCGGGCAGCAGCTCCTGCACAAACGCCTGGTTGTTATTCACTTCATACAAGCCATACACCGCATCGGGCAGCCAGCTGCTGAAGCTGTGCAGCTTGGCGTTCACCTGCGGCTGCTTGGCCGTCAGCCAGAAGCGCGTGTATTGGTCGATGTACTGCGGGTCGTGCAGCCAGCGGCCTTCGTTGATGTGGTGCCCCAGCGCGCTGCTGATGGTGTTGTAGGGCCCGGCGTGCTTCATCGGCGTGATGAACTCCGTGAACACGTAGCCGTCAGGCGTCTGCTTCAGGTGCTTGCGGAAGGTCCACCAGCGGTAGTAGTACGTTTCCTGAATGGCTGAATCGGGGCACTCGAACAACGGCACTTGTTGGGCCAGCCAGTCGGCCGCCTGAGCATTGGGCACGAGGTTGATGACGTCCTCCTTGTCCAGGGCATTGAAGCGGGCCACGCTGGCGCGCAGGTGCTCCGGCGTGAGCACAGGCTGCTGCGCGACGGCTGGCGCGGCACTGAGCAGGCCGAAGGAAAGAAGCAAGTGGGTGGGTTTCATAAGGATTTCAATTTGCGCAGACGGGGCGCCTCGCCCCGCCAAAACGACCTTACTCAAATAACCAATCAATCTCGCGGCCCGGCGCCACCGCGCTGCCCAGCCCAGCATTGTAAGTCGGCACCGGCTGCGTGGCATCCACAAACCCCAGAACGAGGCAGGCTCCGCGGGCCAGGTTCAGCGTGTGCGTGCCGGCTTTGAAGGAGTATGCGTGCACGTTCACGGGCGGCAGGCCGGGAATGGTCAGCGCGTTCAAAATCTTGCTTTCGGCCTGGCCATAGTCGTTGGCGCTGGCGTCGATTTCCAGAGTGGGCACGGGCAGATAGCGCGGGCTTTTCTGGTTGAAGAAGCCGACCAGGACCTGCACGGGCTTTTTGGTGGAAAACCTGATTTCCGTGCCCTGCGCCACCTGCTGCGCCTTGTTGAAACGGATTCCTTTGAGCCCCGCCAGCTCCGGCGCGAAGGCCGTGAGCTGCGCGGTGGTATCGGCAAAAATTGGTTGGCCGGCGGTTACGGTGTAGGTGCCCGCACCTTTGGTTAGCAGCGTTACGGGAGCGTTGCGCAAGGCCACCAGCCTGGTGGCCGGCGCGGCCTTAGTCGTTTTTAGCGAGTCGATGTTGTGCTGAAAATCGGCCAGCTCCTTTTGGTACACCGGCAGCATTTCCGCCCAGGTTTTGTAGGTGCCGTCCACGCCGCGCATCGGGATTTTGCGCTGGGCGGTTTGCATGCTGTTGGCGTAGAGGTAGCTGTTTTGGGTCAGCTTCGTGAGGGTTTGCCAGTGCTGCACGCTGCGTTGCAGCATGGGCACGGACAGCGCCAGGTCGGCCACGTTTTTGGTGTACTTGTAGCGCAGCACCTGCACGGCGGCGCGGGCTTTTTCGGCATAAAAACCGGCCAGCGCATCGTAGCAATACATGTCGTTTTTTAGCCGGCCGAATTCCTCCTTGTTGTGCCTAATGCCGGGCGCGGCCCGCTCGATGGCCGCCACGGCCGCTTTGCCGTGCGCCAGCACTTCATCGGCCACCTGCGGCGGTGTTTCGCCCACGTGCTTCTCCCCTTTCGCCTCCTTCTCGGCGTACTCAATAATCATCTCGCCTTCCGGCGATTCCGACTCATAAAGCATCGTAAACAAGCCGTAGCGCTTGGGGTCGATGAGCTGGTTCATGAGCATGCCCAGCGTGAGGGTCTGGCGGTTGCCGTCGGTGATGCCGTAACGGCGCAGCAGCTTGGGCGCGATTTCGCCCGACTCCTCGTAGGCAGTCAGAATCTGCTGGCCGGCGGTCGGGTCGCAGCCGAATTTTGCGGCCAGCTGCTGGCTCCAGTGGGTGATTTCGGCGGGGCGTGCGCGGTTGGCGCGCCAGGCGTAGCGGGCCCACTCGGCATACCACAGCCAGTCGCGGTCCAGCTCCAATTGGCGGCCGGACACGTTGTCGGCGGCGTAGGGCCAGTCCCAGTATGAGGCCTGCGGGTAGAGGTGCAAGCCATTGGCGCCGTAGGTGTTGTGCATGGCCAGCACACACTTCTGAATAAAATCGGCCGAGCCGTAGCGGAACGGCTCCAGGTTCGACATCAGGTGCACGTTCTCAATCTGCACCGTGCCGATGGCGCTCAGCTTGCGGTGCAGCTCGGCCCAGGTACCGCGCGGCGTGTAGGTAGTGAGGGCCTCGCCATTGTACTTGGCCATCGTGTAGAGGTTATGGTAGATGGGCAGCGCGGCGGCCATCACGCGGGGTGCGTCGGTGTCGTGGGCGCGCAGCACGATGGGCGGCTGCTCGGTTTTGCCCAGCGCCTTGAGGCCGTCCTGCACACCGGGGATGATGGTTTGCGTGAACCAGTCCACATCGTCTTGCCCGGCGCTTTCCATGGCCTCGCCCAGCGTAATGAGCAGGCCCACGTTGGGGTATTTCTCCACAAAAGCGGCGATGGACTTGCGCGTGTAATCGGCAATAAGCGGCACGATGGGCCGGGCGCGGTCCTGGGTTTTGATGTTGTAATGCTCGGCGAAAGGCTTGGAGACGATGATGTTGTAAAACATCTGAATCACCCAGATGCCGCGCTTGTCAGCTTCGGCCGTGAGAAAGCGGTACAGCTCCTCGTTCTTCTTAAACGTGGCGTCGTCCACTTCCACCGCAAACGGGTAGTCTTTCAGCCGCACCAGCGAGGCGAAGGGGTGGCCATTCCAGAGGTAAAGGGAGTTGTAGCGGTTGGCCGCCATCATGTCCAGATACTTAATCCAGAGCGCCTTATCGTAGAGCCACGGGAAGGTTTCGGGCGTGTAGGGGTACTCGTACACGGTGCGACCGGGCAGGTAGTAGGGCTTCTGCACGCCGATGCAGGTGCCGCGCAGCACCATTTCGGGCTGGTCGCGCAGGTGCAGGTTGTCGCTGAGTTTGCCGTTGGTTTTCACCTGCTCGGCCAGCTCCAGGCAGCCGTAGAGGGCGCCGTTGTTGTCGGTGCCGGCG
This DNA window, taken from Hymenobacter sp. 5317J-9, encodes the following:
- a CDS encoding glycosyl hydrolase family 65 protein → MKPTHLLLSFGLLSAAPAVAQQPVLTPEHLRASVARFNALDKEDVINLVPNAQAADWLAQQVPLFECPDSAIQETYYYRWWTFRKHLKQTPDGYVFTEFITPMKHAGPYNTISSALGHHINEGRWLHDPQYIDQYTRFWLTAKQPQVNAKLHSFSSWLPDAVYGLYEVNNNQAFVQELLPALNADYRQWEKERKLPNGMFWQYDVKDAMEESISGGRKEKNVRPTINSYMYGNAKALAAMAKLTKNDTLERKYAAKAKQLRADVQKTLWDPKASFFKVQYEKGGLCEAREELGYIPWYFSLPPDKAEYAKQWEQLTDEQGFKAPWGLTTAERRAPGFRTHGSGHGCEWDGAVWPYATTQTLKGLANLLTDYKHHDGMTAQTYYDELRKYALSHQKDGVPYLGEYQDEKTGEWLKGDNPRSSYYNHSGFADLVITGLVGLKPRPDNVLEVSPLVPTGKWDWFALDQVRYHGRLISVIWDKTGQKYGHGQGLRIFADGREIAHASELKRVTAKLPG